In the Drosophila takahashii strain IR98-3 E-12201 chromosome 3R, DtakHiC1v2, whole genome shotgun sequence genome, one interval contains:
- the LOC108064377 gene encoding 1,5-anhydro-D-fructose reductase, producing the protein MACTKFLTFNNGEKMPIIGIGTWQASDEEIETAIDAALEAGYRHIDTAPVYGNEKAIGRVLKRWLDAGKVKREELFIVTKVPPVSNRPHEVEPTIKKSLEDLQLEYVDLYLVHTPFTILINEDGSFKLDKDGLMEVDVTTNHAAIWVAMESLVEKGLTKSIGVSNFSKDQVARLLKNCKIRPATNQIEHHVYLQQRDLVDYCQSENVTVTAYSPLGSKGIAKFNAGAGIVRDLPDLMDIPEVKEIAAAHGKTPAQVLLRWIIDTGVAAIPKSTNPDRLKQNLDVFDFELTAEEVAKLSSLDKNIRVCDFAFFKGVERHPEFTFKNQYTN; encoded by the exons atggCCTGCACCAAGTTCCTAACTTTCAACAATGGAGAGAAGATGCCCATAATTGGCATCGGCACCTGGCAG GCATCCGATGAGGAAATTGAAACCGCAATCGATGCAGCACTAGAAGCTGGCTATAGACACATAGACACAGCGCCAGTCTACGGCAATGAAAAAGCCATCGGAAGAGTCCTCAAGCGTTGGCTGGACGCCGGAAAGGTGAAGCGGGAGGAGCTATTCATTGTCACCAAGGTGCCACCTGTCT CCAACCGCCCTCACGAAGTGGAGCCCACCATCAAAAAGTCGCTGGAAGATCTGCAGCTGGAATATGTGGACTTATATTTGGTGCACACTCCCTTCACCATCCTGATCAACGAGGACGGCAGCTTTAAG cttGACAAGGATGGCCTAATGGAGGTCGATGTGACCACCAATCACGCCGCCATCTGGGTTGCTATGGAGTCTCTGGTGGAGAAGGGTCTCACGAAATCCATCGGTGTATCCAACTTCAGCAAGGATCAGGTGGCCCGCCTGCTAAAGAACTGCAAAATCCGCCCGGCCACCAATCAGATTGAGCACCATGTTTACCTGCAACAGCGTGATTTGGTCGATTATTGCCAGTCCGAGAACGTCACGGTAACCGCCTACTCCCCACTGGGTTCCAAGGGAATCGCCAAGTTTAACGCAGGCGCCGGCATCGTGAGGGATCTGCCAGATCTGATGGACATCCCGGAGGTCAAAGAGATCGCTGCAGCCCATGGCAAGACACCTGCCCAGGTGCTGCTCCGTTGGATCATCGACACTGGTGTGGCCGCCATTCCCAAGAGCACCAATCCCGATCGCCTCAAGCAGAATCTGGATGTCTTCGACTTTGAACTGACGGCGGAGGAGGTGGCCAAGTTGTCCAGCCTGGATAAAAACATTCGCGTCTGTGACTTTGCCTTCTtcaaagg TGTGGAAAGACATCCGGAGTTCACCTTCAAGAATCAGTACACCAACTAA
- the LOC108064383 gene encoding acylphosphatase-2, with translation MNSNETQTEQVRRVTLPAATQNKPEEPKKNAKPENTEDAKRISHSEFQKRVTTDRSDEPVFCCQFEVFGIVQGVSFRMYTLRRAQKLAVRGWCKNTNENTVKGEIQAHRHSFESMRLWLKHTGSPTSRIDKCIFSETSELSEFTYGNFSIVVD, from the exons ATGAACTCAAACGAGACACAAACTGAGCAAGTGCGTAGGGTAACGCTTCCCGCTGCAACACAAAATAAACCTGaagaacccaaaaaaaatgcgAAACCCGAAAATACCGAGGATGCCAAAAGGATTTCTCATAGCGAGTTTCAAAAGAGAGTAACCACGGATAGGAGCGATGAGCCGGTGTTCTGCTGCCAATTCGAAGTGTTCGGGATAGTGCAAG GCGTTTCCTTTCGAATG TACACCTTACGAAGAGCCCAGAAGCTGGCAGTTCGGGGCTGGTGCAAGAACACCAATGAAAACACGGTGAAGGGGGAAATTCAAGCGCATCGACATTCCTTTGAGTCCAT GCGCCTCTGGCTAAAGCACACCGGCAGTCCCACCAGTCGAATCGACAAGTGCATCTTTAGTGAAACCTCTGAGCTCTCCGAATTCACTTACGGTAACTTTTCGATTGTGGTGGATTAG
- the LOC108064374 gene encoding ubiquitin-like protein 7, with protein MHTLYALLKNKLSDVHPLHNIDLERDVAYLKAVVTKEMQLQIDASELEIIHHGRVLEDADTLSRTGLQPNAVIHCFRKVKRYTPYVPPAATEINTKHIQELFSLTSHLQISVTSRFNILQKILAEYPEFRRNLGAQALIRDSVLFNMLHEPEVVQNLVKDYPLICEAAPFIVDTIRKELARNSSATQFQEQAASESTTSSEEENSLGAGSSSSGGSSSTAVAAAAAASRRDEMANIRQISRQQLANALANVTSFNSLSSIAQRNADEALQGDERPRTTSAPIAGGSAGTVTVAASSSGGASGSSGYISSDLFRNELARAFQSLAQQQPPPVENMEVESGGAPVPEPVAPVAPADDVDDEDDGGDDSDVLPRCYRRHRFTEQLRTMAAMGFINHTQNVSYLEISDGNVEHAINLLMLGMN; from the exons ATGCATACCCTGTACGCGCTGCTCAAGAACAAGCTGAGCGATGTGCATCCGCTGCACAACATAGACCTGGAGCGGGATGTGGCCTACCTGAAGGCGGTGGTGACCAAGGAGATGCAGCTGCAGATCGACGCCAGCGAACTGG AGATCATCCACCACGGACGCGTGCTGGAGGACGCGGACACGCTCAGCCGGACGGGACTGCAGCCCAATGCCGTGATCCACTGCTTCCGGAAGGTCAAGCGCTACACGCCATATGTGCCGCCAGCGGCCACAGAGATCAATACGAAGCACATCCAGGAGCTCTTCTCGCTGACCTCGCACCTGCAGATCAGCGTGACCTCGCGGTTCAACATCCTGCAGAAGATTCTCGCCGAGTATCCGGAGTTCAGGCGCAATCTGGGCGCCCAGGCTTTGATTCGCGACTCTGTGCTGTTTAACATGCTGCACGAGCCGGAGGTGGTGCAGAATCTGGTCAAGGATTACCCGCTCATCTGCGAGGCGGCTCCTTTTATTGTGGACACCATTCGCAAGGAGCTGGCCAGGAATAGCTCCGCCACGCAGT TTCAAGAACAGGCTGCCTCGGAGTCCACCACATCCTCCGAGGAGGAGAACTCTCTGGGagcaggcagcagcagcagtggcgGAAGCAGCAGCACCGCCGTGGCAGCTGCCGCGGCCGCCAGTCGGCGCGATGAGATGGCCAACATCCGGCAGATCAGCCGCCAGCAACTGGCCAACGCTTTGGCCAATGTGACCTCGTTCAACTCACTTTCGAGCATTGCCCAGCGGAATGCGGACGAGGCTCTGCAGGGCGATGAGAGGCCAAGGACCACATCGGCGCCAATAGCAGGAGGATCGGCGGGAACGGTAACGGTAGCAGCAAGCAGCAGCGGTGGAGCCAGTGGCAGCAGCGGTTACATCTCCTCAGATCTTTTCCGCAATGAGCTGGCCCGCGCTTTTCAATCCCTGGCGCAGCAGCAACCACCGCCTGTGGAGAACATGGAGGTGGAGTCGGGAGGAGCACCTGTCCCAGAGCCAGTAGCCCCAGTAGCTCCTGCCGACGATGTGGATGACGAGGACGACGGCGGAGATGACAGCGATGTGCTGCCCCGCTGCTATCGCCGACATCGGTTCACCGAACAACTGCGCACCATGGCCGCCATGGGCTTCATCAACCACACCCAAAACGTCAGCTACTTGGAGATTTCCGATGGCAATGTGGAGCACGCCATTAACCTACTGATGCTGGGAATGAACTGA
- the Pbp95 gene encoding snRNA-activating protein complex subunit 4 yields the protein MDVEDLRLNQQQLLGEISALLQTTAEPSDTNALLLNQELQRRLLQVRSSILSMLQTVRERFARNEEILVRRLRPRSQFGPDSLNLNLSGAILRKGTFRFKGNLFFRDIDGRSCPNNEDYEARCHTEMFPTDFDMHSRHVWTLLDKKNVIMGIKQQLLDHSSHRINGMPSGSLKRKPTERHLQTLASLLATADSSFRIDWNQISTLDLEYRHSPYSCEAMWRVYLRPDLKRDDWSVEEDETLLAVASANRMQNWELIAESLNMRSDYQCFVRFITALRHLLEPKGSNRWSDEDNERLRELAERNTANGVINWRKVAEYFPDKSKSTLIGRYYYVLHPSISREPFSTKEDMMLFAAVEEYNGKFHCFPRSLFPNRSLAQLRTRYHNVLAQRNKTDSWSVQDDTRLMSFVTQHGASQWLNCATFLGNHSRTSCRTRFLVIKKFLEQNPNAKVEDLPRRRSKKVPVVTSDNWAQRLQEWQEDPESLVTAEQIKGSRVRKPKAKKARIDGKADTATRLSKVDIELGEFFKYSYNLPLTIPTIFPLPKDAQNLACVVRALAYKPPIRPSLLQNICMPNELLRCYNNMMRNLPDEKSDSKSPLLPPNWSTMMGFRAMCILSGDCRKQGRETNNLDYNESAPAIQLFRQRLRALFYRTTLLSRLESQLFSDLPAALVSLPRPTPDFASMGINVALSSPEKSPNKNLKSEPLSEDEMVTMNTVKQEVEMEYIVP from the exons ATGGATGTGGAGGATCTGCGGCTGAACCAGCAGCAGTTGCTGGGCGAGATTTCCGCCCTGCTGCAGACCACCGCGGAACCGAGTGACACCAACGCACTGCTGCTCAACCAGGAGCTCCAGCGACGCCTTCTCCAAGTCCGCTCCAGTATTCTGTCCATGCTGCAGACAGTTCGAGAACGCTTCGCCCGGAACGAGGAGATCCTGGTGCGCCGGCTGAGGCCACGCTCCCAATTCGGACCGGATTCCCTTAACCTTAACCTGAGCGGGGCCATCCTGCGGAAGGGCACGTTCCGCTTCAAGGGCAACCTCTTCTTCCGCGACATCGACGGCCGGAGCTGTCCCAACAACGAGGACTACGAGGCGCGCTGCCACACGGAGATGTTTCCCACCGACTTCGACATGCACTCCCGTCACGTGTGGACGCTGCTGGACAAGAAGAACGTGATCATGGGGATCAAGCAACAG TTACTCGATCACAGCAGTCACAGGATAAACGGAATGCCCAGCGGCAGCCTGAAGCGGAAGCCCACCGAACGGCACCTACAAACACTGGCCAGTCTGCTGGCGACGGCGGACAGCAGCTTCCGGATCGACTGGAACCAGATCAGCACTTTGGACCTGGAGTATCGGCACTCTCCGTACAGCTGCGAGGCCATGTGGCGGGTCTACCTGAGACCAGATCTTAAGCGTGACGATTGGTCGGTGGAGGAGGATGAGACCCTGCTGGCAGTGGCCTCTGCCAACCGGATGCAGAACTGGGAGCTGATTGCCGAGTCGCTGAATATGCGTTCCGACTACCAGTGCTTCGTACGCTTCATCACCGCCCTGCGTCATCTGCTGGAGCCCAAGGGCAGCAACCGCTGGAGCGACGAGGATAACGAACGATTACGAGAGCTGGCCGAGAGGAATACGGCAAACGGCGTAATTAACTGGAGGAAGGTAGCGGAGTACTTCCCGGACAAGTCCAAGTCGACGCTGATAGGACGTTACTACTATGTGCTGCATCCCAGCATCAGTCGCG AGCCCTTTAGCACCAAAGAGGACATGATGCTATTCGCCGCCGTGGAGGAGTACAATGGCAAGTTTCACTGCTTTCCGCGCTCCCTCTTCCCAAACCGATCTTTGGCCCAGCTGCGGACTCGCTATCACAATGTTCTGGCGCAGCGCAACAAGACGGACTCCTGGTCGGTGCAGGACGACACCCGGCTGATGAGCTTCGTCACCCAGCACGGGGCCTCCCAGTGGCTAAACTGCGCCACGTTCCTGGGCAATCACTCGCGCACTAGCTGTCGAACGCGATTCCTGGTCATCAAGAAGTTCCTGGAACAGAATCCCAATGCCAAAGTAGAGGACTTGCCGCGTCGTCGTTCAAAAAAGGTGCCGGTCGTCACTTCCGATAACTGGGCGCAGCGCTTGCAGGAGTGGCAAGAGGACCCTGAGTCCTTAGTTACAGCCGAACAGATTAAAGGGTCACGGGTACGAAAACCCAAAGCTAAAAAGGCTAGAATCGATGGAAAGGCAGACACTGCGACTAGGCTTTCGAAAGTCGACATAGAACTCGGCGAGTTTTTCAAATACAGCTACAATTTGCCACTTACAATTCCGACAATCTTCCCGCTTCCGAAAGACGCCCAAAACCTTGCGTGCGTGGTCAGAGCTCTTGCATATAAGCCGCCAATCCGTCCCTCGCTCCTACAGAACATTTGCATGCCAAACGAACTGCTTAGGTGCTACAATAACATGATGAGAAACCTGCCCGATGAGAAAAGTGATTCAAAAAGTCCACTTTTACCGCCCAACTGGTCCACCATGATGGGTTTCCGGGCCATGTGCATTCTCTCCGGTGATTGCCGCAAACAGGGAAGGGAAACCAATAACTTGGACTATAATGAATCCGCGCCGGCTATTCAGCTTTTCCGCCAGCGGTTGCGAGCTCTCTTCTACCGCACCACCCTTCTCAGTCGCCTGGAGTCGCAGCTGTTTTCGGATTTACCCGCAGCCTTGGTGTCCTTGCCACGACCCACTCCAGATTTTGCCAGCATGGGCATCAATGTCGCTCTGAGCAGTCCCGAAAAGAGCCCAAATAAGAATCTAAAATCAGAGCCACTCAGCGAAGACGAGATGGTGACTATGAATACAGTCAAACAGGAGGTGGAAATGGAATATATAGTTCCATAA
- the LOC108064372 gene encoding probable cytochrome P450 6a14: MLLTFILLGVVLALASIFYLNVYSYWARKGIPYETPLPLVGNMKGIGSKYHFRDINQRIYDQFKGKTPLAGMFTFLQRTVVIMDLDLIKQVLIKDFNYFQDRGAFNNPRDDPLTGHLFSLEGEEWRAMRQKLTPVFTSGKIKQMSEIVVKVGDLLVDSMDKTVKTAKVDHGDVEIKDICARFTTDVIGSCAFGLECNSLQDPNAEFRAKGRMIFERRRHPKLIQAFLFTNAKLAKKLRMKIFPDDVTEFFMSAVRNTVDYRLKNNIKRNDFIDQLIELRAENEEAAGKGNGIDLSKGLTLEQMAAQAFVFFVAGFETSSSTMSFCLYELALNQDIQKRVREEIEKVLSNTEGGEITYDALAEMTYLDQVLAETLRKYPILPLLTRETNREYKVPNTSFILDKDTRVSIPVHNIHHDPEIYPQPEKFDPSRFEPEAVNIRHPMAYLPFGDGPRNCIGLRFGKIQSKIGLAVLLRRFKFGVSKRTEIPLILGLRSFTLATENGIHLKVESI, from the exons ATGCTGCTAACATTCATCCTACTGGGAGTGGTCTTGGCTCTAGCCAGCATATTTTACTTAAACGTCTACTCCTATTGGGCTCGAAAGGGCATTCCCTATGAGACTCCTCTGCCCCTCGTGGGTAACATGAAAGGAATCGGGTCGAAATACCATTTCCGGGACATCAACCAGAGGATATATGATCAGTTCAAGGGCAAGACACCGTTGGCAGGAATGTTTACGTTCCTGCAGCGAACAGTCGTGATCATGGATTTGGACCTCATCAAGCAGGTGCTGATAAAGGACTTTAATTACTTTCAAGATCGTGGGGCCTTCAACAATCCGAGAGATGATCCTCTGACAGGACACCTTTTTAGTTTGGAGGGTGAGGAGTGGAGGGCAATGCGGCAGAAATTGACACCTGTATTCACCTCCGGTAAGATCAAGCAGATGTCGGAAATTGTCGTAAAGGTGGGAGATCTCCTGGTCGATTCTATGGATAAGACTGTTAAGACTGCTAAAGTTGATCATGGAGATGTGGAGATTAAGGATATCTGTGCGCGATTTACAACCGATGTTATTGGATCGTGTGCCTTTGGCCTGGAGTGCAACAGTCTGCAGGATCCCAATGCCGAGTTCCGAGCAAAGGGTCGCATGATATTCGAGCGCCGTCGACATCCTAAGCTAATTCAAGCCTTTCTTTTTACCAAtgcaaagttggccaagaaGTTGCGTATGAAGATATTTCCCGATGACGTTACGGAGTTCTTTATGTCAGCGGTGAGGAACACCGTGGATTATCGCTTAAAGAATAACATAAAGCGGAACGATTTCATTGACCAGCTGATTGAGCTCCGTGCTGAGAACGAAGAGGCGGCTGGAAAAGGCAATGGAATTGACCTTTCCAAAGGCTTGACTTTGGAGCAAATGGCTGCTCAGGCATTTGTGTTCTTCGTAGCCGGATTCGAGACTTCCTCAAGTACAATGTCCTTCTGCCTGTATGAATTGGCCTTAAATCAGGATATTCAGAAACGAGTGAGGGAGGAGATCGAAAAAGTGCTTAGTAACACGGAAGGTGGGGAAATAACTTATGATGCCCTAGCCGAAATGACTTATTTGGATCAGGTGCTGGCTG AAACCCTGAGAAAATACCCCATTCTACCTCTACTCACTAGAGAGACAAATCGAGAGTATAAAGTTCCCAACACATCTTTTATTCTTGACAAAGATACCAGAGTCTCGATTCCGGTTCACAATATTCATCACGATCCTGAAATATATCCGCAACCGGAAAAGTTCGATCCCAGTCGCTTCGAGCCGGAGGCAGTGAATATCCGCCACCCCATGGCTTATTTGCCTTTTGGCGATGGGCCCCGCAATTGCATTGGACttcgatttggaaaaattcagTCCAAGATTGGACTTGCGGTTCTTCTTCGTCGCTTTAAGTTTGGTGTATCAAAACGTACAGAAATTCCTTTAATCCTCGGACTCCGCTCGTTTACTTTGGCCACCGAGAATGGCATTCACCTAAAAGTGGaaagcatttaa
- the LOC108064373 gene encoding ubiquitin-associated protein 1 — translation MDDVPVKIVERYKPPPAVFHLPQATLNRLSQFREDFYTDHPDYQYDFHLERAVVSQAQRWSQMRRQQRAELASRQERRKEERQRALEARQKEMLGAVDYPSTDDLSSDEEVQEKEQEQPERKNPERKEEEEHRPPASTESRDSLHEPKSMGVCNFHTILQPTILSTTPVATPQTLHKRNSSLNYADFEYSMNSTPFDNIELKTINDLDILAQVLHQTQLEERRDQQQQQGDQHPEEEQPQPQEVPAPVELTMTTLAETKATLDSVNFHVHCDDDEGRTEPSHIPPTPLYPTPMYSASAQQQVHKPEHFQVYHMQGYSHQPFYSPQHHPFQQQNNYNVNGFGTPSHLMVPPTPSSVLALSQSEDEVATKSRSVPDILRELKTELQQAEKRRTRLHSHNEEQQSKMSVVVDRNSFRELAGPAQKLAQRISTMGFPLERVAKVVSLCGIDDKKIIEHLIPLGELLDLGFDESKISAALLKFNNNKDKALDYLIN, via the exons ATGGACGATGTCCCGGTCAAGATAGTTGAGCGCTACAAACCCCCGCCTGCCGTCTTCCACCTGCCGCAGGCGACCCTCAACCGCCTGTCGCAGTTCCGGGAGGATTTCTACACGGATCACCCGGACTACCAGTATGACTTCCATCTGGAGCGGGCGGTGGTGAGTCAGGCGCAGCGCTGGAGCCAAATGCGTCGCCAGCAGCGGGCGGAGCTCGCCAGCCGCCAGGAGCGCCGCAAGGAGGAACGCCAACGGGCGCTGGAGGCCAGGCAGAAGGAGATGCTTGGAGCAGTTGACTATCCCAGTACGGACGACTTGTCGTCGGACGAGGAGGTGCaggagaaggagcaggagcagccagAGAGGAAGAACCCCGAacggaaggaggaggaggagcatcGCCCTCCCGCCTCCACTGAGTCACGCGACTCCTTGCACGAACCAAAGTCAATGGGCGTGTGCAATTTCCACACCATCTTGCAGCCCACCATTCTGAGCACCACCCCGGTGGCTACTCCGCAGACGCTGCACAAGCGGAACAGCTCCCTGAACTACGCGGACTTTGAGTACAGCATGAACTCCACGCCCTTCGACAACATCGAGCTCAAGACCATCAACGATCTGGACATACTCGCCCAGGTGCTGCACCAGACGCAGCTGGAGGAGCGCAGggatcagcagcaacagcaggggGATCAGCATCCAGAGGAGGAGCAGCCCCAACCCCAGGAAGTGCCAGCTCCTGTGGAGCTAACGATGACCACGCTGGCGGAGACCAAAGCGACGCTCGACAGCGTCAATTTCCATGTTCACTGTGATGACGATGAGGGCAGGACGGAGCCCAGCCACATTCCACCCACGCCTCTTTACCCAACGCCCATGTACAGTGCTTCCGCCCAGCAGCAGGTGCATAAACCGGAGCACTTCCAG GTTTACCACATGCAGGGCTACAGCCACCAGCCCTTCTACTCCCCGCAGCACCATCCTTTCCAGCAGCAAAACAACTACAATGTCAATGGATTTGGCACGCCCAGCCATTTGATGGTGCCTCCAACGCCTTCCTCCGTGCTGGCCCTCAGCCAGTCGGAGGACGAGGTGGCCACCAAGTCGAGGAGTGTGCCCGACATCCTGCGCGAGCTGAAGACAGAGCTGCAGCAGGCGGAGAAGCGTCGCACCCGCCTGCACAGCCACAACGAGGAGCAGCAGTCGAAGATGTCGGTGGTGGTGGACAGGAACTCCTTCAGGGAGCTGGCTGGACCGGCACAGAAGTTGGCCCAACGAATCAGTACAATGGGCTTTCCTCTGGAGCGGGTGGCAAAGGTGGTTAGCCTGTGCGGCATCGACGATAAAAAG ATAATCGAACACCTCATCCCACTGGGCGAGCTCTTGGATTTGGGCTTTGACGAATCGAAAATCTCGGCTGCGCTTCTCAAGTTCAACAATAACAAGGACAAGGCGCTGGACTATCTAATCAACTAG